In one Bradyrhizobium sp. 4 genomic region, the following are encoded:
- a CDS encoding phage portal protein produces MGLFSFMGGKAKAFSDGLEAGRMARRMANWVPSRVHVNTLISASGATALSRARYLVRNNGYASNAVEVFTSNLIGAGIVPSWNPPPETNNGPKSGVEVIGANGGPNLEDEPQPDDTESPLKAKLQQLWTDWTDEADAEGLTDFYGLERRVGRELFIAGEVFIRLRPRFLSDGLTVPLQLQVLPSEMLPIWKTEPAEGGNYIRQGIEFDRIGRRVAYHFYKEHPGDQTVQQNTGETVRVPAESILHVFDPVEAGQIRGLSKLTPAIVSLWMLDNFDDAELERKKTAALFSVFIHRPDPNGEFFEEALAASKDPNNKPAAINLAPGTVHELLPGEEIETASPADVGASYEPFQYRTLLRICAALGLPYAGMTGDRSRANYSSERSANIDLRRRCDALQHNVVAFQMCRAVWAMWLRQAVLAGAIELPGFADDPKPYNRVTWIPPSWQWIDPLKDLQAEVLAIDNGLKPRSLSVEEAGRDPDENDRRIAADQRREKRLGIVLRGTPTAAKQVSLPPPDDTPPTQQGTQQ; encoded by the coding sequence GTGGGTCTGTTCTCCTTCATGGGCGGGAAGGCGAAAGCCTTCAGCGACGGCCTCGAGGCCGGTCGCATGGCGCGGCGCATGGCCAATTGGGTGCCGAGCCGGGTTCACGTCAACACGCTGATCTCGGCCTCCGGTGCGACAGCGCTGTCGCGAGCGCGCTACCTGGTCCGCAACAACGGCTACGCATCGAATGCCGTCGAGGTCTTCACCTCGAACCTGATCGGCGCCGGTATCGTGCCAAGCTGGAACCCGCCGCCGGAGACGAACAACGGGCCGAAGAGCGGCGTTGAGGTGATCGGCGCCAATGGCGGTCCGAACCTCGAGGACGAGCCGCAGCCTGACGATACGGAATCTCCGCTCAAGGCGAAGCTCCAGCAGCTCTGGACCGATTGGACGGACGAGGCCGACGCAGAGGGCCTGACCGACTTTTACGGGCTGGAGCGCCGCGTCGGCCGTGAGCTCTTCATCGCCGGCGAGGTCTTTATCCGGCTACGGCCGCGCTTCCTTTCGGACGGGCTCACGGTCCCCCTGCAGCTGCAGGTGTTGCCGAGCGAGATGCTGCCGATCTGGAAGACCGAGCCGGCCGAGGGCGGCAACTATATCCGGCAGGGCATCGAGTTTGACCGGATCGGCCGGCGCGTCGCCTACCATTTCTACAAGGAGCATCCCGGCGACCAGACCGTCCAGCAGAACACTGGCGAAACCGTCCGCGTGCCTGCCGAAAGCATCCTGCACGTGTTCGATCCCGTCGAGGCCGGTCAGATTCGGGGGCTCTCGAAGCTGACGCCCGCGATCGTCTCGCTCTGGATGCTCGACAATTTCGACGACGCCGAGCTCGAGCGGAAGAAGACGGCCGCACTGTTTTCGGTGTTCATCCACCGGCCGGACCCTAACGGCGAGTTTTTCGAAGAAGCGCTGGCCGCCTCCAAGGACCCGAACAACAAGCCGGCGGCGATCAATCTTGCGCCAGGCACCGTGCACGAGCTGCTGCCCGGCGAAGAGATCGAGACGGCGTCACCGGCAGATGTCGGCGCCAGCTACGAGCCGTTCCAATATCGCACGCTGCTGCGGATCTGCGCCGCGCTGGGGCTGCCATACGCGGGCATGACCGGCGACCGCAGCCGGGCGAACTATTCTTCCGAGCGGTCGGCCAACATCGATTTGCGCAGACGTTGCGACGCGCTGCAGCACAACGTCGTGGCTTTCCAGATGTGCCGCGCGGTCTGGGCGATGTGGCTGCGCCAGGCCGTCCTGGCCGGCGCGATCGAGCTGCCCGGCTTCGCCGACGATCCCAAACCCTACAATCGGGTGACCTGGATCCCGCCGAGCTGGCAGTGGATCGATCCGCTCAAGGATCTGCAGGCCGAGGTTCTGGCGATCGACAACGGCCTCAAGCCGCGCTCGCTCTCGGTCGAGGAAGCCGGCCGGGATCCCGACGAGAACGACCGACGCATCGCCGCGGACCAGCGCCGCGAGAAGCGGCTCGGCATCGTGCTGCGGGGCACGCCGACCGCAGCCAAGCAGGTCTCGCTGCCGCCGCCCGACGACACGCCGCCGACCCAGCAAGGAACACAGCAGTGA
- a CDS encoding terminase gpA endonuclease subunit, with amino-acid sequence MTVVDWAEQNRKLSKESSNGGRFIVARVEVARGPMLWATEPGVKVITLQACTQLLKTTFLENVAGYYMHLDPCPILVVQPKDAAAETFSKDRLAPMIRDTPVLRDIFRSQARDAGNTLTHKQFPGGHITMVGANSPTNLAMRPIRIVLFDEIDKYPLSAGNEGSPIVLAEERQAEFAANSLSARVCSPTVEGRSAIAKSYEVSDQRKPFVECPHCKTWQVLEWEQVRFEKDAQDRPKPDTAAYIGECCGVVWTEADRLRALERVTWRQTREFFCCGKKQKPEIWIREPAAPGVEYAVCSECGKRAVPNDHAGGIASKLYAPKQSIRQLVKKYRSALKAGIEELKTFYNTQLARTWKVAGEAPEWDRVYGRRGGYRSGTVPSGVLILFAGVDVQKDRLEISVWGFGRNRERWLIEHRVIPGQVIQQATWDELAKMFDDVWRRESGAEMSVRDWGIDSGAFAAEVGAFVRSQMGRNNVHAVDGHDNSLMPYIGVGALDVTVHGKKLRRGLKTVKVGSSYCKQELMGQLGLDRPEEGKAFPPGYVHLPEDVSEDQVKQLTSEELQVNVVRGRTRRTWTVMSGRRNEVLDCANYARALAAMRGWDRWRPNRFRELEDQLGVPHNDSPPPAGAPAAAAGSAPASTPAPARQPLVRRSSRSNYMD; translated from the coding sequence ATGACCGTCGTCGACTGGGCGGAGCAGAACCGAAAGCTTTCGAAGGAATCTTCAAACGGCGGACGCTTCATCGTCGCCAGGGTCGAGGTCGCGCGCGGGCCGATGCTGTGGGCCACCGAGCCCGGCGTGAAGGTCATTACGCTGCAGGCCTGCACCCAGCTGCTCAAGACCACGTTCCTCGAGAACGTCGCCGGCTACTACATGCACCTGGATCCATGCCCTATCCTCGTAGTGCAGCCCAAGGACGCGGCGGCCGAGACTTTCTCGAAGGACCGCCTGGCACCGATGATCCGCGACACCCCTGTGCTGCGGGATATCTTCCGCAGCCAAGCGCGCGACGCCGGCAACACGCTCACCCACAAGCAGTTCCCGGGCGGGCATATCACGATGGTCGGCGCCAACAGCCCGACCAACCTCGCGATGCGGCCGATCCGCATCGTGCTGTTCGACGAAATTGACAAGTACCCGCTGTCGGCCGGCAACGAAGGCTCGCCGATCGTGCTGGCAGAGGAGCGCCAGGCCGAGTTCGCCGCCAACAGCCTGTCCGCCCGCGTCTGCTCGCCCACCGTCGAGGGGCGCAGCGCGATCGCCAAGTCCTACGAGGTGAGCGACCAGCGCAAGCCTTTCGTGGAATGCCCGCACTGCAAGACCTGGCAGGTCCTGGAGTGGGAGCAGGTCCGCTTCGAGAAGGATGCCCAGGACCGGCCCAAGCCCGACACGGCCGCCTACATCGGCGAATGCTGCGGGGTCGTATGGACAGAAGCCGACAGGTTGCGCGCGCTCGAGCGGGTGACCTGGCGCCAGACCCGCGAGTTCTTTTGCTGCGGCAAGAAGCAGAAGCCGGAGATATGGATCCGCGAGCCCGCGGCGCCCGGTGTCGAATACGCCGTCTGCAGTGAATGCGGCAAGCGCGCGGTCCCGAACGACCACGCCGGCGGAATCGCCTCGAAGCTCTACGCGCCGAAGCAGAGCATCCGCCAGCTGGTGAAGAAATACCGGAGCGCGCTAAAGGCCGGCATCGAGGAGCTGAAGACGTTCTACAACACGCAGCTCGCCAGGACCTGGAAGGTGGCCGGTGAAGCACCCGAGTGGGATCGCGTGTATGGCCGCCGCGGCGGTTATCGATCCGGCACGGTGCCATCGGGCGTACTGATCCTGTTCGCCGGCGTCGACGTCCAGAAGGATCGCCTCGAGATCAGTGTCTGGGGTTTCGGCCGCAATCGTGAGCGCTGGCTGATCGAGCACCGCGTCATTCCTGGCCAGGTCATCCAACAGGCGACCTGGGACGAGCTCGCCAAAATGTTCGACGATGTCTGGCGCCGCGAGAGCGGCGCTGAAATGTCGGTCCGCGACTGGGGCATCGATTCCGGCGCCTTTGCCGCAGAGGTCGGCGCCTTCGTCCGCAGCCAGATGGGACGCAACAACGTCCACGCCGTCGACGGCCACGACAATTCGCTGATGCCGTACATCGGCGTCGGCGCCCTCGATGTCACCGTGCACGGCAAGAAGCTTCGTCGCGGCCTGAAGACGGTGAAGGTCGGGTCGTCGTACTGCAAACAGGAGCTGATGGGCCAGCTGGGCCTCGACCGGCCGGAGGAGGGGAAGGCGTTCCCGCCCGGCTATGTGCATCTCCCGGAAGATGTCAGCGAGGACCAGGTCAAGCAGCTGACCTCGGAAGAGCTGCAGGTCAACGTGGTCCGCGGCCGCACGCGTCGCACCTGGACCGTAATGTCCGGCCGGCGCAACGAGGTCCTGGACTGCGCCAACTACGCGCGCGCGCTGGCCGCAATGCGGGGCTGGGACCGTTGGCGGCCGAACAGGTTTCGCGAGCTCGAGGACCAGCTCGGCGTTCCCCACAACGACAGCCCGCCGCCGGCCGGCGCGCCAGCCGCGGCCGCGGGCTCCGCTCCAGCATCGACACCGGCGCCGGCGCGACAGCCGCTGGTGCGGCGCTCCTCTCGATCGAACTACATGGATTGA